The Nerophis lumbriciformis linkage group LG04, RoL_Nlum_v2.1, whole genome shotgun sequence genome contains the following window.
ttttgtcattatacgATTGttccaaaaaacagcaacaataacTATTTCTATAACTACTACATTAAACTGATACAAGTACACACTGCAAATACTTGACTTGCTTCCTTTTTTTCAGCAGTTCCGGTGCACGCTGAGGCCTGCTGTGTTTTCATAATCGTCAGCATCTGACAGGTCCTGTGATGAAAGACTTGTTACTGTCCCAAATATTACTACCCATGTCACCTATTAGGAATATGCTTTTGCTACAAATACCTCACTGTAAATGTTGTCTTTAGGCTGGCTGTTTCtccacaacataacaaaacacaaTTAATTAGCATTTAGATTGCTGAATGTTGATCATTTTTGTAAAAGAAGGTTACCTTTCAGGGGCTGGCATAAAGGGTTTGCAGGACTTTGGTCCAACTTTACATCTGGAACTACTGGGCCTGTAAGTTGATGTGACTTTACTGCAGTATAATCATAATGACAACATACTTTTCTTAACTTACAAGTTATTCAGAGCCACTTCAGACTCTTCTCTTGGCCTCCTGTATTGGAAGGTGTTGTTAATAGTTGTATTCAAAAAgttaattaaaaacatattttttgataTTTGACTGCAGGACTCAACTTTGGCAATGTTCCAATTTCAggcttaaaatacattttattaacaGTGTATACAACAACTGAAATAATTGTATCTAAACGATTTCCTTttaattattgattattattattaagatgaTTGTGTTTATATTCATGATTTTGTCCTTTTTGGAATTTAATTTGTCAGTAAAACATTTTGAGCTACCTTGCTTGTGTATAAAGTTGCCTTGTCGAAATGTTAAATGTCATATTTGTTTTTGTCTGTGCAGTATCACGGTAAGATCCAACTAGTTTTTGCTTTGTGTATTAAGAAACTAACTTGAAATGGCGCACGATAGTTATTAAGAAAAATAATTCCTTGACACGATTATGACTCATTCTCAGAATATAGAACAGAAACTATTTAAATGAGGCCTAATTTTAAACATATAAGTCACATCTGTGTTTCCTGTCTGCTCTACTAGGAACTGCGTGTGTGTGcaagttaccatgaattgatttaacgtggaccccgacttaaacaagttgaaaaacttattggggtgttaccatttagtggtcaattgtacggaatatgtactgtactgtgcaatctactaataaaactttcaatcaatcaatcaatgcacgtTACCTTGGATTAGCACTGACTGGTTGCAAATGTGTAGACCGAATCCTGAAAGTGTAAAGATTTtaaacaagatatatatatatatatatttttaaatcacaAAATTAAGTGTCTTACCTGCGAGACAACCTGGATAGCCGACTCCACACGCTAATTGTGAAAGAGTGAACACCATCAAACATTAATGTTAGCGTCACCAACAGAACCTGATCAATGCTCACTTGTCCTGGTTTTGAAGTTCTGCAATGCGTCTCCTAAAGCAGATTGAGGAAAGAAAATGTTCTTTTTTGAAAGACGACATCTTTGTTACTTTTGAAAAGACTCACTTGTATTGTTTCACCATCAGCATGCAGACTCCTGCGAAGATCAGAATGATCCCAAGCACAAGTATTGTAGGAATGATGATGTGGTCGTAGCTTTCTCTGCCTGGAAATACAGTTGTATTCTTTTAGTCTACACACAGCttttacacatttcaaattgcaaaGTCAGCATACACACAAAAATGTTCAAATTCcaacatgaaataaacattttctgAGCAAACATGTCTCTAAAGCCTGTGTgttaaagtcaaggcccgcgaatgaatgatctgtggcccccgggatgatatttgattagtattagatccagcccacaggccacagctgcctgctgctgtttgcacgcaccaatactccatcagtgttttggggctaggaattttcaaaatggaccccatcaagtcataaaaatggggtcccacagtacatttttggggtcccactttttgaaaacaaatgataaatgtatgcattatcctgttatatctcaaaacgggacccattacctccctgcttggcactcagcatcaagggttggaattgggggttaaataaaaaaaaaaagattcccgggcacggcatcgctgctgcccactgctcccctcacctcccagggggtgatcaaggggatgggtcaaatgcagaggacacatttcaccacagtgtgtgtgtgacaatcattggtactttaacatttttttaacattctatattgtgttttggaaaaaggttgtcataaataaacgttacttaattcataaaaaacaaaagaaaacacatttccaTGCATATGTTAAATTATTCAATTATAAACATACATttactttcttcttttcttcatggatctaaactttaccgctgccggtatttttttctatatttttattgtgatattttcagaatgtgtttgttctatttttggccaaagtaagacaaagaaaacaatctgaagttgtctttagttcaagttaaagttaaagtaccaataatagtcacacacacactaggtgtggtgaaatttgtcctctgcatttgacccatccccttgttcaccccctgggaggtgaggggagcagtgagcagcagcggtggacgcgcccgggaataatttttggtgatttaacccccaaatccaacccttgatgctgagtgccaagcagggaggtaatgggtcccatttttatagtctttggtatgactcggccggggtttgaactcacaacctaccgatctcagggtggacactcgaaccactagtccactgagtagttttttaaaaacttttttttattttattctttattttttagtttcaatgccatgattttaatagtccggcccgcgtgtgcacagattttcctccatgcggtccctgagctaaaataagtttgacacccctgctcaaaAGCAAGGATATTCAAGTTGTTTGGGGGCCCACCTCTCTaaaaagctaaggaccgggggcGGACTTGTCCCTCCACTATTGGTCCTATTTTGTCTATTCTGGAGAACCAGCgacctctacagtggacatttgatttttattgatttattttgtcaattacagaagcgctctgctgtttttaatgacctcCTGCAAAGGTTTCTTACAGTTAAATAGCCCAAATGATAAAAAAAGAGTACACCTAAAGACACCACGAGTaggagttgaacaaatgactagtgactgcatctgaagtaaacaagctacagcaacaccttagttacataaatcacattacaaaaaatgtgtaacttccaaaaaggagaggacttaaaggggtaccTTGAGAAATGCCtcggttatgtaaatcacaagtttggaccgcagtgttctatgtttgctcgctaggttaaaatgtcaatgcaatatctgccaatgtgtttacagtggtctaaATTCATCCATACAACAGGAGTACTCCAGTCTTTtttggaatttgctgcaaaaatgtttgtctcccagtcGAACAGCCCTGCTCTAAAGTCAAAGAAAAACATTGTTTGTTGACGTTACTAAAGtatgttatgttttttgtttggctTTTTGGGGTTATATGTGATGCCTCCTCTAAAAAGGTACCGGTAATTACAAATAGCAAAAGTGTGATGGCAACCATAGAACCAGACCTGCACTTACTCTGGCATGAGAAAAGGTGTGGCTGCTCTGTAAATATTTGAAGTTCAATGAAACATAAATTACATActcagaattagagatgtccgataatatcggcctgccgatattatcagccgataaatgcgttaaaatgtaatataggaaattatcggtatcgttctttttttattatcggtatcgttttttttattttttatttttttattaaatcaacataaaaagcacaagatacacttacaattagtgcaccaacccaaaaaacctccctcccccatttacactcattcacacaaaagggttgtttctttctgttattaatattctggttcttacattatatatcaatatatatcaatacagtctgcaagggatacagtccgtaagcacacgtgattgtgcgtgctgctggtccactaatagtactaacctttaacagttaatttgactaattttcattaattactagtttctatgtaactgtttttatatttttttgctttcttttttattcaagaaaatgtttttaattgatttatcttattttattttataaaaatttttaaaaagtaccttatcttcaccatacctggttgtccaatttaggcataataatgtgttaattccatgactgtatatatcggttcaaccgatatcaaccgattcggttgatatcggtatcggtaattaaagagttggacaatatcggaatatcggatatcggcaaaaagccattatcggacatccctactcagaaTAAATGTTTCATGTAATAGAATACGGATGCGAATCTTACAACAATTTAAGATTGTGATGAATATttgatggaccacaatggaaacaagccttttgaccttgttgtgccatccatttgcctttttaaagcattacatggattaaattctttaagatgtcaacaaacttctcaatcaatcgatcaatcaaagatTCAATTATATTTTTCGGGTGGTGATTCAATTGAAAATCGATTCTCCATTTGATTCTCGCAATATATAATTTGGTTTGAATACTATAATTAACATTTCAGAACAGGTTACGATAGCTCTTCTTGGCTGCTGAGGTATAATCACAAAGATggccaaaaaaacatttttgaaacacGATTTTGAATTGAATCAGAATCGTAattaataagaatcgcgattaggatatgaatctttttttttttttttttttttttttacagcacccCTAAAATATCACAGGACAATCACAGGagtccaaacgttttccaccaaaggacattttttttagaaaaagaaAATACTTGCtatgtatttaaagacaaaactatgTGACCGCTCCATGTTACAGGCGACAACACGTCTCGTTATAGTTACTAATAACATCATGTTATGCAGTTTTTCAAACAAATCTTATTTCTAAAATTTGccagttaaaaaaaagtgttaaattgGCCCACAGGCCAACATTTGGAGAATAACAAAGACGAGCATGAAAATGACCAAATAATATTTTCTAGTCAGGTAACGAAGGtctgagacttagacttagaaaatctttattgtcccagaggggcaatttggtttgcagctgtagtcattaaaaacaaggtacaaatacataaaatacatacaacatacaaaccatcatgaaggcattgagctaaaaacaaaaaacatttgtaatacaaaaaaaactaatcatcacacgtcgcttcccactaaagtgactgcatagcagctaaACTTGTTCAAGAAGCTCATTTATAAAGTCAACAGCTGAGGGAACAAAGGATCTTatgtatctgttgtttttggccttCCTATTACTAGGGGCGTACCTGCATCCTGAGGGCAAGAGTCTAAACTCTGAGAAGAGAGGGTGCTCAGGGTTGACCAGAATGGCCTTTGCCTTCTGGATGACTCTGGTCTGATAGATCTGGTTCAGGGGGTTCAAGGTAGTGCATATGGTCTTTTGGCACACCTTGATTATACCACCTAGTCTGTTTTTATTGGCCACACTGAGGTTACCAAACCAGGAGGTGATAGAACAAGTTAAAATAGACTCAATACAAGATGAATAGAACATCCTCATCAGTGTCCTATCAACCTGAAAGCCCCTCAGTTTCCTCAAGAAAAACAGCCTCTGATTGGCCTTCTTGCAAATACGGTCAGTGTTGGCATCAAAAGTCAATTTATTGTCTAAAATTGTACTTAGATACTTGTATTCACTGACTATCTCAACAGCAGagcctccagtgccatctccctgagcaccggctccccccagggctgcgtcctgagtccactgctgttcacgttaatgactcatgactgctgcgccaggtccactactaaccacattgtgaagtatgcggacgacacgacagtagtgggcctcatccgtgacaacaacgacatggactacagggaagaggtgaaacatctggttgactggtgcagaaccaacaatctggtcctgaatgtcaacaagaccaaggagatcatcgtcgacttcaggaagcaccagtccaaccacgctccactcttcatcaacggcacagcggtggagatagtaagcagcaccaagttcctgggggtgcagataactgacaacataacctggtccctacactccagagctcttgtaaaaagagctcagcagcgcatgcactttttgcgtcggatgaaaagagcacagctccctccccccattctcaccacattctacagaggcgctatagagagcctgctgaccaacagcatctctgtctggactggagcctgcaaggcctcagactggaagtctctccagagagtggtgaggacggcggaaaagatcatcaggactcctcttcctcctatccaggagatcgcaaaaagccgctgcctgaccagggctcagaaaatctgcaaagactcctcccacccccaccaaggactgttttcactgctggacacaagaaagaggttccgcagcctccgaagcagaacctccaggttctgaaacagcttcttccctcaggccgtaagactcttgaaggatcataattaaattatcctctcaactccccccaaaatggattaactcgctggaataaaaaaagacaatataacatacatccataaatgtggacgcaagtggaaaagtgcaatatatttatctgtacagtaacctatttatttatttatataagcaccttattgcttttttatcctgcactaccatgagcttatgtaacgaaatttagtTCGTGTTTGTACTGTATGTTAGGATTTGATcacggtgatcccaggatgcagagacgagaggcaatgttgaataataaaaggggaatatttaataagtccaacaattacaacaaaaggcgatggggcaaaaaagcacaccatgaataatcaacaaaaacaggttccacagtggtcggcagggaggtaggccagggcgcactgaacacagcaataagtccaacacaaaaatcctctttacctcaggggtggctaggaagcaagcacaaagaggtgagggattacaggactgatgaaacgaagcaggcacatgcacgtgggaggtgcaggagacaataaccggcgaggccaagctgaccgtgacgtgcctatataccggagtgctaattgtgagcaggtgtgcatcaaggtccgcccctcgccgaggacaaatcactagaagcacaggtgtagacaagaggagaaagcaggaaaaacactaaaaacacaacagtaccccccccccccccccttaatggacgccacctggcggcttacctggttTCTCCAGAAAGTGATCATAAAAGGTAGTTAACAGTGAGGGGTCTAGAATAAGTGAACGTGGGACCCAtgatcggtcctcggggccgtagccctcccagtcgaccagatactggaaacccctgccccttctcctcacatCGAGAATAGCCTTGACTGAAACGCGGGATGGCCATCAATAAgtctgggaggtggaggaggcacctctggaggactcaagggactggtGGAAACGGGCTTGATTAGAGAGACATGGAATGAGGGATGTATCCTCAAGGATTCGGGAAGGCGTAGATGCACGGCGGAGGGATTAATGATTCGCTCAATAGGATAGGGTCCAATAAATCGTGGCTGGAGTTTCTTGGAGTCCACTTGGAGAGGTAGATCACGGGATGACAACCACACCATCTGACCGGGCCTGTAGTCTGGTgctgtgctgcggtggcggttagcGAGGCGCTGGTTGCGTTCTGAGGTGCGTAGTAGTGCAGACCGGGTATTGCGCCAGGCTTGATGTGCACGGTGCAGGTGGGCAGCCACAGAAGGGACAGTGACCTCGGATTCCAGAGAAGGGAAAATGGGAGGTTGGTAACCGTAGGCAGAGTGAAAGGGTGACATGCCTGTAGCAGAGCTGATGAGTGTATTATGGGCATACTCGATCCACGGTAGATTGAACGCCCAGGAGGCTGGTTGCTGGTGACAGACGCAGCGGATGGCGGCCTCCAGATCTTGATTGGTGCGCTCAGTCTGACCGTTTGTCTGCGGGTGGTATCCTGAAGAGAGGCTTGGCGATGCTCCTAATGATTTGCAGAATGCCCTCCAAACTGCAGACGAGAATTGTGGCCCTCTATCCGACAccacatccaccgggataccatgcagccggaaaACATGGTGTACGATCAGTTCTGCCGTTTCAAGTGCAGAGGGCAATTTGGCAAGGGCTACAAAATGGGCCATCTTGGAGAAGCGGTCCACCAAAGTCAATATCACAGTGTTGCCCttggatggtggaagtcctgtgatgAAGTCCAACGCCACatgtgaccacgggcgggaggggatggggaGTGGGCGCAGAAGACCAGCTGGTGCCCGGTGTGAGGCCTTATTACGGGCACAAGTGGCACAGGCGGATACGAATTCCCTGGTGTCGGCCCTGAAGGTTGGCCACCAAAAGCGCTGGGACAGGAGGAAAATGGTACGGGTAATGCCTGGGTGGCAGGCGACCTTGGAACTGTGGGACCAGTTCAGCACTTCTGGACGGAGCTCTGGGATCACAAACAAAAGTCCCTGAGGGCAGTTCTTAGGAGAGGGGACGTTCTTGAGTCCCTCCTTAACACGGCCTTCAATGTCCCACTGCAAcgctcccagcacttgtgatggCGGAATGATCATCTCGGTCTTGACCTCTTCCTCGGGGCAGGAGTGCATCCTCGACAGGGCGTCTGGCTTACCATTCTGGGAGCCGGGGCGGAAGGTCATGGTAAAATTGAATCTGGCTAGGAATAATGCCCACCTTGCTTGTCTGGGATTGAGCCGTCGAGCAGTTCGAATGTAGGCCAGATTCTTATGGTCTGTGAATACCACAAAAGGgccgagccctccagccagtgcctccattcttgcagCGCCAACACCACGGCAAGTAGCTCTCTATTGCCGATATCATAATTGCGTTCTGCTGGTgtcaggcggcgtgagaagaaggcacaggggtgcagtctctggtcggaggtggagcgctgggagagaacagcccccacgccggagtcagatgcgtcaacctcgacaaaaaattgagaGGAAATGTTAGGGTGGACAAGAACCGGTGCAGAGGTGAACGAAGACTTGAGTTTATCAAAAGCAGACTGAGTCTCTGAGGTCCATAAAAAGGGGAGCTTAGTGGAAGTCAGTCTCGTTAATGGTTCAGCTACTCTACTAAAATTACGGATAAAACGACGATAAAAATTTGAGAAACCTAAAAACCTTTGGAGGTGCTTTCTAGAcgtgggtgtgggccaatcaaccaccgCCTGGATATTTGCTGGATCTGCTCGGAGTTGACCCCTCTcaacaataaaacccaaaaaaggaacagacttggaatgaaaaacacatttctcagCCTTGACATACAGACGATTCTCGAGAAGGCGTTGGAGAACTAAGCGGACGTGCTGAATGTGAAGTTCAGGGGTCGGCGAGAAAACGAGGATATCATCCAAGTAAACTACCACGAAGCGGTCGAGCATGTCACGCAGGACATCATTGATGAGGGCCTGAAAAACGGCAGGAGCATTGGTGAGGCCGAAAGGCATGACCAGGTATTCAAAGTGTCCTAGTGGTGTGTTAAATGCAGTTTTCCATTCATCCTCTTGCTTAATTCTGACTAAGTGGTAAGCATTGCGGAGGTCCAACTTGGTGAAATGTCTAGCAGCGTGTAGTGGGTTGAAAGCTGAGTCGAGAAGCGGAAGAggatacttatttttaacagtaaTATTATTTAGGGCTCGGTAATCGATGCAGGGACGGAGTGTCTTATCTTTCTTTTCCACAAAGAAAAAAACGGCGGCTAGAGGAGAGTTGGAGGGACGGATGAGACCAGAAGCGAGCGAAGTGGTGATATATTCCTCTAGTGCATCTCTTTCATGTTTTGAAATGTTATAAAGACGGGATGAAGGGAGTGTGGCACCAGGGAGGAGATTAATGCAACAATCATAGGGACGGTGTGGAGGTAGCGACAACGCGCGGTCCTTGCTAAAGACTTCTTTAAGGTTGTGGTAAGCAGTTGGCACAACTGATAAATCAATAACCTCCTGGGTTACGACGCGTGTGGGAACAGTGCGAGGGCATGCGGACCGCAGACAGTGCGTATGACAAAAAAGACCCCAGTTAATGATAGTGGTCTTgacccagtcaatatggggattatgtTTTGCTAGCCAGGTAAGCCCGAGCACAACAGGAGCCGAACGAGAGGGAATGATAAGAAAATTGATTGactcaaaatggttaccagataatttGAGAAATAACGGCTGAGTTTGATGGGTGACGCTCGCCAGGTGGCCTCCGTCGAGGGATCGGACCACTCTAGGTCTGGGAAATTTAGCAACGGGTATAGAAAAATGTTTAACAACAGActcatcaataaaattgtcatcagaaccTGAGTCAATGAGCGCCCTAATGTCCAATCTCTGGTCCTTATCCCAGGTAAGTATGCCCGTGAGTTGAAGCCTAGATAATGtctgacctgtagatggcagtagAGGAGCAGGGTCGGTCGCtggaggaggtgacgcttggatgcggcgaggaggtgacgcttggatgcggcgaggaggtgacgcttggatgcggcgaggaggtgacgcttggagacggtgaggaggtgacgcttggatgcagcgaggaggtgacgcttggatgcggcgaggaggtgacgcttggatgcggcggCGGGCAGGACGAAGAGGACAGTGGGTGATGCGATGCTCAGCCTTGCCGCAATATAAACACAGCTGGAGacgaaggcgacgatctctctCAGCTGGAGCAAGACGATTTCCTCCGAGCTGCATTGTCTTCTCTTTGTATGATATCGGCGGGGTATCGACACTGGGTATCGGCGCGAATGCAGTTTGACGCGCTCCATGGCCACTCCCATTATATGTTGAAGTGCGGAGTCTCTCCTTTTCCCAGTCAACAAGGCGATTTTCAATCTCCACCGCCAGAGCGACGAGCTCATCAAGGTTGTCGGGAGTTTTAAGCGGGATCATCTGCTTCCGGACTTGGTCAGCCAGACCGAGGGAAaagacgtccaccaatgcggaagtgggccatccaCTATCAGCCGCAAGCCTTCGGAATTTGATGGCGAAGTCCGTGACGCTCCGCTGT
Protein-coding sequences here:
- the LOC140678746 gene encoding uncharacterized protein isoform X2 yields the protein MSHMSGRASFWATAEWGRQSPVCASYAAFAKAMKNIFQRERPGREAARSLLRLQQGQRSVTDFAIKFRRLAADSGWPTSALVDVFSLGLADQVRKQMIPLKTPDNLDELVALAVEIENRLVDWEKERLRTSTYNGSGHGARQTAFAPIPSVDTPPISYKEKTMQLGGNRLAPAERDRRLRLQLCLYCGKAEHRITHCPLRPARRRIQASPPRRIQASPPRCIQASPPHRLQASPPRRIQASPPRRIQASPPRRIQASPPPATDPAPLLPSTGRESYDHIIIPTILVLGIILIFAGVCMLMVKQYKRRIAELQNQDNVWSRLSRLSRRIRSTHLQPVSANPRRPREESEVALNNLPSSSRCKVGPKSCKPFMPAPESQPKDNIYSEDLSDADDYENTAGLSVHRNC